A single window of Coffea eugenioides isolate CCC68of chromosome 7, Ceug_1.0, whole genome shotgun sequence DNA harbors:
- the LOC113777238 gene encoding B3 domain-containing protein At5g18090-like, which translates to MEQNYNFNPSFIKLLMEDDFTREIRIPCSFVRNFKEKLPSRCTIESEAKNSVRNSWPVRIRKKGRYYYICRHSWPKFVKDHHLKLGDYLLFHLIGKTTFRVKPYGADCCPKKFNVYNSSSSSSDDESDDGSDESFDDSDETEFYRDDGIRPSKVHPAKKKVYTKYQIDRDNFRSNKFKKLRKTRKSGVGKQVLEIESEEGEDVETNERDGYFHLNAENPYFILRLKRHHMRRLNIPRAFSRATKLEKEKEAVLHGEDQREWPVKIAERSEIGKGWTEFRKAYKLEIGEICQFTLLKRFGDLFHIQIKRTSNELRSARKNGHELLKGAP; encoded by the exons ATGGAACAAAATTACAACTTTAATCCGTCCTTTATTAAGCTGTTGATGGAAGATGATTTCACGAGAGAAATT CGGATTCCCTGCTCTTTTGTGAGGAATTTCAAGGAAAAGCTTCCCTCAAGATGCACAATCGAATCCGAGGCAAAGAACTCAGTTCGAAATTCATGGCCAGTAAGAATTCGAAAGAAAGGTCGCTACTATTATATTTGCAGACATTCGTGgccaaaatttgttaaagatcATCATTTGAAGCTTGGAGATTACCTGTTATTTCATCTGATAGGCAAAACAACATTTAGAGTAAAGCCATATGGTGCCGATTGTTGCCCAAAAAAATTTAATGTATACAACTCATCCAGTAGCTCCAGTGatgatgaatctgatgatgGCTCTGATGAAAGCTTTGATGATAGTGATGAAACTGAATTTTACAGAGATGATGGAATAAGGCCATCAAAAGTTCATCCTGCTAAAAAAAAGGTTTACACTAAGTATCAGATTGATCGTGATAATTTTCGTTCTAATAAATTCAAGAAGTTGAGGAAAACAAGAAAGTCAG GTGTTGGGAAGCAAGTTCTTGAAATTGAAAGTGAAGAAGGAGAAGATGTAGAAACAAACGAGAGGGATGGTTATTTTCATTTAAATGCGGAGAATCCCTATTTTATTTTGAGACTGAAGCGGCATCATATGCGCAGATTG AATATTCCAAGAGCATTTTCCAGGGCAACAAAACTAGAGAAGGAGAAAGAGGCGGTCCTTCACGGTGAAGACCAGAGGGAGTGGCCGGTAAAGATCGCTGAGAGGAGTGAAATTGGAAAAGGATGGACTGAATTTCGCAAAGCATACAAATTGGAGATAGGAGAAATTTGCCAGTTCACCTTACTTAAGCGTTTTGGAGATTTATTCCACATTCAAATCAAGAGGACTTCAAACGagttaa GATCTGCAAGGAAGAATGGGCATGAGCTGTTGAAAGGTGCTCCTTAA